From Macadamia integrifolia cultivar HAES 741 unplaced genomic scaffold, SCU_Mint_v3 scaffold_5A, whole genome shotgun sequence:
CCATACATACAATGGCACTTAGTAGAGAAAAATTTtgctagaaaaagaaaagagagagaaaatgtagGATCCATCATATGGAATATGAGAGTGTGCTAGTGTGGGATGCAATCCACATGTTGACATTATGGAGAtcttttttcctaaaataaaaaagttgaatttttcttgtaggtCACTTGGTCCCGCACCAGTGCCTAGGCTAATGCAACAACATGCATGTGCATCTATACAAGAGGTAGAAAGGTCTTTCAACACAGTCATGTTTGGCCATATGAGGCATGATCGGGCAGCAATCTCCCCACCTGACCCTCTCCCCTCCACTCCAATAACCCCACCaccacaccccacccccacccccacccccccaaaaaaaaaaaaaaaaaaaaaaacccaataagtaGATCCGGTATAGGGATGCTATTAGGATCACATCTGCGCATGCATATTCATGAATAgtactcttaaaaaaaaaaaaaaaaaaaaaaaaaaaaaagaaaaagaaaaagaaaaagaagggagatTTGTCACACCCTTTATCCCaaacattttctctctttgaaTTCTTTGGTCGAATCTGTCTTTGAATTCAAACCTCATCATACTGTTCtgtctcccttttcctttgGTTGTCATTATTTGAAGAAATAAAGTTGATTTTTCCATGAAGGAAGCTATCACTTTCACTTGAGAGCCACCCTAATGAAATTAATGAGCAGAAATTTATATATGGAAACTTTTacctaccattttttttcttcgaaGAACTTTTCTCCTCTGAATTATGTGTGGTTTTGGCAGCTTTATCTGTGTGATGGTCCTTAGTCTAACACTCATTTTAACTTGGAAAAACATTTTGATATGGATATTATGTCTCAATCGGTGGGAGACtaaatcaaatataaaatttcTTCCAATGATTTCACATGTGTCTCACAACTAATCCTTTTTACCATTGAAAAATCAATTTGAAGGaaggcagaaaaaaaaaaaaaaaaacaggtatTCCTTTACATCATATATTAAGCTTGCAAGCTTAAGTTATTCCTCTAAATTATCAAATATCATTTGATTTGTTAACTAGGGATTATATAGAGAGGACCAAGTCTCGTTTCtcttgattttgaatcttgatACATTCAAGGATGATAAACAGAGACACATGACATCAACCAATTTGTTGATATTCTTTTCCCCCAGTCTTCTTagaacagagaaagaaaaacaatcaaCCAATCACAAAGTAAAGatatatgtgatttttttttttttttgagtgtttACAAAGAATTTTTAGTAATCCTGCATATTTTTTAACAACACTCTTTCGAAGATATCCCACAATTCAAACTATAGAATATAAGACATCGATGTTTGACATTATTTAAGTAAATGGGAGTGGGTAGGAGATCCCTTTTATCCCTTGTGACTGCTTATTTCAGTAAATACAAATTCCAAGCAACAATTGTCATAGAGATGGAGATGGTTCAGCAAAAGCAACAATAAATGATTATATTTGATGATAGGTGTAGTATAGTTCTTCCTCTATTCTCTTCTGAAGTAAAGCTTCATTTTCAATTGTACCCATAATCCTAAGTATTAGTATTTAATTCGATGTATCAACTGATCTGCATTAGTTTAGCATGTTAATACCGTATCCATTGAACACTACAAGGGTCAAAAAAAGGTTAAATACATTTTAAAAGGGAGATCTGAGATATTTTTATCTGCTACAAATATTCTAATATCAATCCATTTTGATaccatattaatttttttgatgacTAATACCCATTTCAGTACTGTACACTAAAACCATGATTGTACCCTAGCTAGTAACCAAAATACGCTGCCGACTCTAGTTTTGAGAACTCTGAATATGCATTTTGTGATGATCGATGCTTAATGGAAACCCATTTATATAGACCGCCAGCGATACTCTTTGTGCAACATAAAACCttcattttcattaaaaaaaaaaaccattttaatGGGTCCCACAAATTTTGTGGGGGCAAGAAACCCATCAACCGTCAATTTGTTGTAGAATAGTTGCCAACCACACCTTTCCGCCAGGAAAGGTTGAAATTTATCATAGCGAGGCAGCTACGTTGAATAATAAATTTAGGGGAGATGTTTCTGGCGGAGAGTGTGGTTTAAGCTAAGCGCTTTTTGGGTCTCTCCCTCTTACAATAGAGGATAGAGATGATTAATTAATAGAGAGAGAAGAGTATAGTATTGGTGTAGACCATGCTTCCCAGCTTCAATTTTAACATGTAGTTAATGATGACCTCGCGTAACATTTAAATAACATAGCCAGGCTAAGTGTTTAACTATCCATGGGGAAGGTTCCTCCCCAGTGGCTTTTGGGCTCCAGTAAGAGAGAGTCCTCCAATAGGGGGTCCTACACCCTCACACcttctctattttatttctcttaacagtattttttttttcttgtggtttcaaTACTGGAGTCttttttacaagaaaaagaaaattactggAGAAAGACGAATAATTAATCCACCTTAATTATAATCATAAAGATATTGGAGGCTGTCTATTCCTATACGCATGTGTGATAAAAGGTAATGAACGTAAAAACCGTCCAATTGTTCACCGTTTAGATTTTGACTGCTTggaaaattaataaatttattCTAAGGTAGCAAAAGTTGGTTGATCCATCAATTGGAAGGCCTTCCTTATTCAATGTATGATGATTTGGCCAAATTTTAGTCTGTGATTGATGGATGTTGATATCTTATCAAGTTCAAGACATGATGTTCAATTAATGGATCCCCTTttgtataaaaataaatgaatctaTGGTCTAGACTATACAGTAATATACTATGTAAATGAAATAATattcttatttttatatgaaatttcGTCACATATAAAGTGTCATATACTTTTTTCGATGCCAAGATTGGGATATTTAACTCTTTcatagtattttttttcaattgtcaaagtttttctttttatattacaTGAATTGTATGATAGGGTTTGTCCTGTTTGATTTAGAGATAtatcctcttttttttaatatgatcaAAAAAGATTGTAGGGATTGTCTTTCTttgtgtttatatatatatatatatatatatttcttaataCATATAAATCatttatagaaaaaagaaaagattcatGATATTTTCCATTATAATTCACCAAATAGTTGTTGTTCTAAAGATCATATTTAGAAAATCAGGTTTTTAATCAAGTGAGTTACTTTTAGTTGAgagtaaaaaaattaacaaaaaccTGGATCAGGAGTCATGAAGACTTGACTTGATTTAAGAaatgatcaaaatcaaatccGAGTCAGTAagaatttttattaatttggtGTTTTCGCCAGAGTCATATAAAACTAATTGAATTTATTTATCTATATTGTACTATATATActaatatttatataaaatattatgTACATAGATTTGTTATTGGGCCATTCGTATTAGTCTCAATTCCCAAGCCCTTACCCATAATTACACCTATGATGTCCTAACGTCATTCAACCTTGATTTGATTAGTTTTATTAATACAAAGTGTACTTCCATATCCTGCTGGGCAGCCCTGTTTGAACGAGTAGGGCGTAGTCCTATAAAAAGTACATATCGTTAAGCTCATAAGTCTTGCAGTGGTTGGTTTCACTTTAATTGGAGCCGTCTTGAACTAAACTTCTACGAAGTAGTTGTTCTCTTCAAGCAATTTCTTTGATATTCTCTAGCCTCTACCAACTCCTAGAGCCCAACCCTTGTTTGCCTCTCACACTTACCTGTAAATGCTATAAATACCAGTGTCCATGCCTGAGGGACACACAACACAACTCATCTAGAGATACTTTGTTAGAACACTTAAAGCTCAACAGCCATGGCTTTACGTGCCTTCTCATATCTCCATCTCTTCACTATcattgtttctctttctctagcaaaAGTAACTTATTCTGCAACTCTTTCCTCTACTTTCTATGACAAAGTATGTCCCAAGGCTTTGTCCACCATTAAGGGAGTGGTGGAGGATGCAGTGAACACAGAGAGTCGCATGGGAGCTTCCTTGCTTCGCCTCCATTTCCATGACTGTTTCGTCAATGTAAGCTACCTATTAATAAGAGGCTCTTATGTggttttcctttacaattttttttttatatcatgaATTAATTCCTGACTATTATATGATAATGTAGGGCTGTGATGGTTCAGTCCTTCTGGACAACTCAACTAACTTTGATAGTGAGAAGAATGCCTTACCCAATGTTAACTCTGCAAGAGGATTTGAAGTTATTGACAAGATTAAATCCCAGGTTGACAAGGTCTGTGGAGGCTCTATTGTATCATGTGCCGATATCTTGGCTGTTGTAGCCCGAGACTCCGTGGTTGCGGTTAGTAATAATAACTTTTATTGTTCATTAATTACTTCAACTCGTGATAAGGATATCTATTAAACGGTGAGATCCTATGAGGGGAGAGTAAATATTCTCAAACTTTTTTATTAAGTAATTATTGTTGATATGTGGGTTACAATATTGAAACTAGCTAATGTACTATGTGTTTGGCTCAACAGCTTGGAGGCCCAACATGGGATGTGCAGCTTGGGAGGAGAGACTCGACTACGGCAAGCCGGACAGCCGCAAACAATGGCATCCCTTCACCAGCTTTGGACCTCTCTGGCCTCATCAACAACTTCAAGAAACAAGGGCTAGACACCCAAGATTTAGTTGCACTATCTGGGGCACACACTATTGGTTCTGCAAAGTGTGGTGTCTTTAAGAACCATGTCTACAATGAGACCAATATTGATCCCAACTTTGCTAGTGCACGGAAGTCGACTTGCCCTTCTTCAGGTGGTGACAATAATCGTTCTCCCTTAGACCCCACATCTTCAAAATTTGATACACAATATTTCTCAAACTTGGTAAAGAGAAGGGGGCTCCTACACTCGGACCAAGCATTATATAGTGGTGGCTCTGGAACCACTGATGCACTAGTAAAGAGCTATTACTCAAACACCAAGACTTTTTATGCTGATTTTGCCAAGTCTATGATTAAGATGGGAAACATTAACCCTCTGACTGGAAAGAAGGGCCAAATTAGGGTGAACTGTAGGAAGGTGAACTAATGAAGCTAGAAAGAACACTACCTCTATTTTCtgtattaatttttatttttggtaaatcaTTTCTGTATTAGTTTGGCTTGTAACAAGTGGGTTATCTAAGAGATACCACATTTaatgtaataataaaaaaaaattacattaaagGGACAAATTAAAAACTCCTTGATCAACAAGAAGTTTAAGTTTTAAGTGCATTCATATAATTTCCCTATTCTTATTATTTTGTGCATATATCCGATTAGTGAAGTGGTGACTGCATTTCATGCATGACTATGTATGAAAACTGGTCCCTTATCCATTGATACAATGAAAGGTGCCACTAGAACAGAAAATccaatttaaattcaaaattttgggaTCTCGGTGGACACACATGAGATGTTTATCAATACAAAAGggaatatttgattgaattagactatGAAGTTTGACATGTGGTTCATTTAGGTCATGTCCTCTCCATCCAATGATTGGAATCGCTATATCATCTGTCTAGTAGAATAGATACTTtttaacatttaaaaaaatacaaaccattgtgacaaaaataaattattcatAAATTTTTGTTACACATAATTCTAAAAATAAAGggaggttttttattttattttaagaataTAACAGGCCTTTGCctataaatttttctttctactCAAGAATAAATTTTCACCTTTTTGTTTCCTTAAATTATATCACAAAAGTAGGTTCCATTCTTCaacccttctttctcttctactCCTGGCGCTGTACTTCCCCAACCTTAACTTCCTAGATCCTAATCATGTCAAATTGAATCAGGACTCCCATCAGTCACATCCATAAATTAAATACTCTCCCAAGATTATATTTTGAGTTAATTACATGATCAAAAGCTAGTTTTATTCTTTGAGTATAGGGCACAAACATTGTGAAAGTCCTAGCATTCAGTATTTTCAAACCCCAACATTATCTTGACTATAATGTTACGCAACCTATCCTACCAACCATGCATGGGATACCAGGAATTTTACAATTGTGGATTCTTATTATATATCACCACATCATGCATAAGAGGTTGAGACTGGTCTAATTAGTTGTGCCAAATACCATCATTGTGTTGACAAATAACACCAAATATAGAAGATAAAGTATAAGGATATCTTTGTTGCTTATGTAGTACTCATCATCTGTCATATATTCTACAAATTGACAcattttttagagagagagaacaattaGTTACATTGGTCGGGAAGGCAATGCATTTTGTTCCATTATACACTGAACTTCACAATCAAATGGTTAAATATTGCTTAACCACTATATCTCACCTAGGGCTGCAAGTTTGACCCTGTGGGCTAGACCCATCTTGAACCTAGCTAAACAGAGCCTGGACTAGATTTTGAACCCCGAGGGTTGCTTAGGATTGGATTTTTAGGCCTGATGTTAGGGTTGAGGCCTTAAACTGAAGTGCTGAACACAATTCTGTTTTAGATTATATTGTGAATTCTACTTGTGCTTAAACATGGTTTAACATGGGGCAAAcggatttgtgtttttttttttttttttttttttttcctccttgatTAGTTGGTTGAACTGACATGAGATAATGATAATTCTTGAAGGTACTTGATAGGTCAAGGTTGAGGCCAATCAGGATCAGCCCGATCTTGAATGCCAAGTTCAATAAGGGCCAACCCAACCCCATCAGAACCAATCAGAATTAATCAAGGTTCGTCTGAACTAGGTGACCCCAACAGTGTTGGGTCTAGTTGAGGTTATTAGGCCCTATGTCGGGGCCATGGTGGGCCCGGACATACATAATTAGGGGGATCCAAGGTTTGGACTGTGCTTTTTAAAAAAGCACCACCCAACCCGGCCAGTTGTAGCCCTTCTCTGACCCATTGATTAAATAAAGTATGAACGATGGCTGAGTTTTTGCTAAGGTAAAACTCAGGTTGAAGTAAGAGGAAGGTAGGTACAGCGTATGATTTTCACATATCGAACTCGACTggtgagtcaactcgggaatcTGCCAATTCACTGGAATATGAATGCCCACCTAGTTGACTTATTGCCTTTCGATCTAATTGGTTCATTGACAGTGAATTGGACAAATTATAAGCTAAAAGTGAATCTATAAACACTATAATCCTATTCAACTTAATTTAGGGTTAAAGAGGAAACTGAGCAAGAGATGcaaggactctctctctctctccctctcatttgggaaaaatttaattatttcGAGATAAAATGCAAAgacattaattaaaaaaaaaaaaaggacagcaGCTCCACTCTTGACATCTTATCTTTGAATCTAGACCGTCCATGTCATTAGGGACGATATGTGTAACAAAATTGCATCGAATTGCATTTTCTAAGAATTGAAAAGGATCATGATCCAAGTAATTTAGAATAGGCCATCCTGATAAGCTTGTTGAGACATTATAAACTTTTAATACGTGGCAGATTGAATGTGGTCCAATTTTAGAACCATGCGATACAATGTAGTGATGTGCAACATAGTGAATTAGTCACCGGGGCTTGTCCTCATCCTCTTTGATAGGTGTGTTTGCGGCTTGCAATTAACTTTTCTTCCTCCTCGCATTAAATTTATAAGGAAAAGGTTGGCACGCTGCTGGGGCACCCAGCcctgtcactctctctccttcccctttAAAAATGACCACATGCCTCAATCACATCCTAGCCCTTCCATTGGTTGAGCGAATAGTTttctacagaaaaaaaaaaaaaagaagaaaagaaccaCTAGCTCCAAGAAATCTAGTGGCATACCCAACTCTCTCTCCCATATCTATATTACCTattaagaaaaagataaaactgTAAAATTCTTGGTACATATTGGGCAATTAGTCCCAATTGCGCAATTCTAATTACGtattagttattaaatttgtgCGTCCTAACCTCATTTTACTCGCTCAACCTTGATTTAATTAGTTGGCAGCCCTGGCTGAAGTATGACTATTTGTTAGGAACCTTGATTTGATTAGTATTATTTAGGGGCCAGTGGTGAagggggtgtcaatcagtcggtcTACGGCGGTTTTGTTCGGGCCTAATTGGTCCCCACCAACTTAAGCTTCTGCACCGTTTTCGACCATTAAGGGTTATCGATCTATATTAGGACTTTAAACTTGTTAACTGACTAATCGACAAGCCGTGGATATATAGAAGGCGGGGTGTGGACAACCCATGCTTCTAACTATCTTAGCCATTATTTTTATGGTTCTACACTTTCTAACCCCATGAAAACAGTGACCCATTTTTCCTGATAATTCAAATTGGAGGTGAGAAGGGCTTAGTCATAAAAACGATTAAGAATGGTTCAAAGATTACATCGTTTTCTTATAATTCTTGCAGTGGTTGGTTTTACTTTAGGGCCACATTGTAATAAACTTCTACACAGTGGTTGTTCTCTGCAAGCAAGTTCTTTGATATTTTCTAACAACTCCCGAAGCCCAATTCTTGTTTGTCTCTCACACTAACCtataaaacctataaataccagtGTCCATGCCTAAGAGGTATACAACACAACCCATCTACAGATCCTTAATTTGTTGAACAATTAAAGCTCAACAGACATGGCTTCACGTGCATTCTCATATCTCCATCTCTTCATCACGATCAtggtttctctttctctggCAAGCATAGCTTATTCTGCAACTCTTTCCCCTACTTTCTATGACAAAGTATGTCCCAAGGCTTTGTCCACCATTAAGGGAGTGGTGGAAGATGCAGTTAACAAAGAGAGTCGCATGGGAGCTTCCTTGCTACGCGTCCATTTCCATGACTGCTTCGTCAATGTAAGCTAGGCTACTGATCCTATCTTATGTCGTTTAATTTCCCTTAATTACAATATCATGAATTAATTCCTGACTATATATTATATGATCTTTTATGTAGGGCTGTGATGCTTCAGTCCTTCTAGACAACTCGGCTAACATTGATAGTGAAAAGAACGCCAAACCCAATTTTAATTCCACAAGAGGATTTGAAGTTATTGACAAGATTAAATCTAAGGTTGACAAGGTCTGTGGATGCTCCGTTGTATCATGTGCCGATATCTTGGCTGTTGTTGCCCGGGACTCTGTCGTTGCGGTTAGTAATAATAACTCTTtaatgaccttttttttttttttttttgggtagaactcCTTAATGACTTAACATTAAATAATTAAtgatcaagttttccttcatttcaTCCACGGTAATGAGATAATCTCTTAATCCATGGATTCCGATGGTTGATGGGGCTTTTGGAATAATGTCAAGGGTATTTGGGGCTTCCtacaattgaagaagagggaACACTAACACCCCAATGGTTAGATTCTCTTTGAGCCTCAATCCTCTCCCCATGTGCATGTGGTGTCTTCTCCACATGGGTTTCCATCATCCTAATGTATCAAACTAATCGTGCATTAATTGCTTTATAGCTAGGAATCATGATACCAGGGCGGTGAAAACCCTTGTGGGGAGGGTAATTCCTTCACCCACATGTGAGCTAATCTAGATTTattttcttcacccatggtgaagaaaaactttcacCATTAAGTAATCCATGTGCGTTGTAACTAGCTTCTTTAACTTTATTGTTTTAATGTATTATTGATATTGGATGCTCAATAGCTCGGGGGCCCAACATGGGAGGTGCAACTTGGGAGGAGAGACTCTACTAAGGCATACCGGACAGAAGCAGATAGTGACATCCCTTCACCAAATATGGACCTCTCTGCTCTCataaaaaacttcaagaaacaAGGGCTAGACACTCAAGATTTGGTTGCACTCTCTGGAGCACACACCATTGGTTCTGCAAAGTGTGGGGTCTTCAAGAACCATATCTACAATGACACCAACATCGATCCCAGCTTTGCCCGTGCACGAAAGTCGACTTGCCCCCGCTCCGGTGGTGACGATAACCGTGCTCCTTTAGACCCTACAACTTCAAAATTTGATACACAGTATTTCTCAAACTTGTTGAAGAGAAGGGGGCTTCTACACTCAGACCAGGCACTATATAGTGGTGGCTCTGGTAGTACTGATGCACTGGTGAAGAAGTATTGGTCTGATACTGAGACTTTCTATGCTGATTTTGCCGAGTCTATGATTAAGATGGGGAACATTGACCCTTTGACCGGAAAGAAGGGCCAAATTAGGGTGAACTGTAGGAAAGTGAATTAATGAATAAGTGAGAAAGagccctccctcctcttcttcatgtattatttatttatttggtaataactttttgtattattttggCTTTGTAATAAGTGGGTTATGGGTTATCTAATGGATAGACaccatttcttaaaaaaattgttaacgGGACAAATTAAAGAGTCCTTGAATGACGAGGTCGTGAATAAATTCGTGTAATTTCTCAATTCTTATCTCTTTTTAacttatttttggtgaaaacttTCATTCCCGATTGTGTATGAACCTGATAATACTTCAGCCATTGGATGGGAATACTTCGCGCGTTCTCATCCATATATCTTGTGTTTTACATACAAGTGGGTTATCTTCAATTGATTTCCATTGTATCAGATGTAGCAAAGCAGAGCCCGAAGAAGAAGGGATGCTAGGATTCTATTTATCCTATCCGACTTAGAGCATGAAAGAAGTACGGCTTTTTACCCCTTGAACTGAATCATTTCTTTTGATATACATAGCTTGATCCCATGGGTGAGTATTCTTGGGGTGGGTTTGATTGCAGCACAGGATAGGGGCGTGTGGGGTTTCATGGGCGGTAGGGGTGTGGATactggaagatgaagaaggtgTCGGCGATGATACGCACGATTGGCTGGTTGTGATGATGTGCAGTGCGATGGGAAATGACTGGAGTCGTGGCGTTAGCGAAGCATCGGAAGCTCGGGGCTCGCTTTTGGTAATCACCTTTTGTCTCGAAGCTGGTAGCAGCGAATGGCGGGGCGGAAGTGGTTGTAGGGTGGCAAGGAAAGGAGGACAGGGTCATGGTCAGAGTAATAAAATCAAAACTGGATTTGTGTATTGTTGTTGATTAGAACATAATGTGCATGGCTtatttttgtaaagaaaaatctaaaatgtGTAATTATGCAGTTTTCCCAAAGATTGATGAGGAGAATAGACGAGCTCTAAACTTCTAGAGTGAATTAGATTGTACCGTAATGGTTCTCGTATCTGATCCACACGTACTCTAAACTTCCTCAAATGTCTCCCTTTTCAAATTATTCTACTATACCAAGATGTGCCATAAGAAGCCATACTTGATCAATGAGAAGttatctcccatctctcatctttttGGTATTGataatttttctcctttttaaatAAACATACTTCAGAATTACAACTTGAGGATAGCAATACccttaccataaaaaagaaagtcATTACATATAGCTAGAGGAGGGACCGAGTACCTAAAGCCAAAAGAAGCAAGACGACCAGCTGCATGATTACATTGACGATAAACTTGCTGATTTGCGAGCCTACATGCATCAAATATGACTGACTTGCACATGGTTTGACGTTTCATTTCATTGAATGGAATATTTGGTACGAAATTTAGCTATTGCCAGCATTGCTATCGTGGTAGCTAAAGAAATGTAatttaaaagggtattttggaaaaatacAATAACGAGGGTACTTGTGAACTCtaaggggaagtgaattattctatttctttggttaCCAGCAGAATAGTTGACTTGGCTGCAATCTTGGTAGCTGTAAAAATTTTCCTAAATAATTTGTGTTCCACTCCAATAATGTAtcaaaaatgttttctttttctttttttaattaaaaatatatcaGAATGTTCTATGtattttagagatttttttttttttttgagaataaaCCATGGCTTCTTTCTTAGTATCCATGAGTTCTTCCTCAGTGACTAGATTGATTATCCAAAACACTCCATTTGCCCTTATTTTCCAAGGAGCTATCATCACGGTTAAGCTTGACCGAACTAGCAGCTAccgaaagagaagagagagccttTGGTGTACATGCGCCAGTAGGATAGCATTCTCTTACTCTTAAACAATAGTGTTTATGTATTAGAACTTGTAATGGAGGGATCAGTTTCTATCGACTTTTATTTGATTCTAAGTTGAATTGTCTCACATTGAAATTAGATGGAATTGGTTGGATAGAGTTACCTTGGTCGGACTACTTCATCGTGTGGCCCTTGTGCCTGACATATGAAATTTCTATCCTCCcacttaagaaatattaaatcctcattcatattgatgtctCTACATACATTTTCATTGTCcccaaatatttaaatattGGTACAAAGACCATGCAACCAGGCTGCAACGTCTTGCCCATAAATAAATATGCCTGAATAGGGCTTAAGGCTTCAAGCCTGATATTGGACTTGTAGCGCCGAGCATTGTCTTGGGCTCGATTGGACTTGAATTGTTGGGTCATCTTCAGATGTGGGGAGATTTGGTCCCTATATAGCCAAACCAGCTTCTAAATCTATGCTAGCTAATATTGAAGCAACCAAGGATCCCACCTTTACTAATATTTTAGTTTCTTCACTTTCACATGCAAGGATTTTAGGAACGCTGTCGGTATTGATATCGGTCTCTGCTGATATCGATCTTTCTTGAATTGGATTGGTAGGTATCAGTCAATTTTATCCTTACATTTTATAAAAAtactaatttttattattttaccccgAACCGATCT
This genomic window contains:
- the LOC122071719 gene encoding cationic peroxidase 1-like; this encodes MALRAFSYLHLFTIIVSLSLAKVTYSATLSSTFYDKVCPKALSTIKGVVEDAVNTESRMGASLLRLHFHDCFVNGCDGSVLLDNSTNFDSEKNALPNVNSARGFEVIDKIKSQVDKVCGGSIVSCADILAVVARDSVVALGGPTWDVQLGRRDSTTASRTAANNGIPSPALDLSGLINNFKKQGLDTQDLVALSGAHTIGSAKCGVFKNHVYNETNIDPNFASARKSTCPSSGGDNNRSPLDPTSSKFDTQYFSNLVKRRGLLHSDQALYSGGSGTTDALVKSYYSNTKTFYADFAKSMIKMGNINPLTGKKGQIRVNCRKVN
- the LOC122071721 gene encoding peroxidase 2-like — protein: MASRAFSYLHLFITIMVSLSLASIAYSATLSPTFYDKVCPKALSTIKGVVEDAVNKESRMGASLLRVHFHDCFVNGCDASVLLDNSANIDSEKNAKPNFNSTRGFEVIDKIKSKVDKVCGCSVVSCADILAVVARDSVVALGGPTWEVQLGRRDSTKAYRTEADSDIPSPNMDLSALIKNFKKQGLDTQDLVALSGAHTIGSAKCGVFKNHIYNDTNIDPSFARARKSTCPRSGGDDNRAPLDPTTSKFDTQYFSNLLKRRGLLHSDQALYSGGSGSTDALVKKYWSDTETFYADFAESMIKMGNIDPLTGKKGQIRVNCRKVN